One Thalassotalea atypica DNA window includes the following coding sequences:
- the recB gene encoding exodeoxyribonuclease V subunit beta, translating into MEFKPLIAQQLPLDGKHLIEASAGTGKTFNITRIYLRLLLESELCVEQILVMTFTKDATEEIRGRIGEVIRDSLTNWSSLVETDEFYQALSKTLNEQQAKSRLRQALLYLDEAAIFTLHGFCKRLLSQYAFNTGLAFNLNMESSGKDLTLEACQDWYRLLAKEAPEQYILLSHYWSHPHSFMQHFATAIGRHEQLLLTDEHTVREKFRALVMAVQQDLASNHCFIVENLINNKKSKDKAVREQEFEALNLWLSNQLGSSEITEQSLKENPYPVKFFNGGRFPKALKPQLYQIFANANQLKDEVKSLGDRITKAKAYLVVKQGLGKIASLVEAKKSQLKLLTFDDLITTLADQLAQDDAGKLAQLVRQQYPAALVDEFQDTDPKQFSILQSIYPSSMPNALYLIGDPKQAIYGFRGGDIFTYLSAREYCQYHWVMDTNWRSSQQMITAYNRLFYGDNLARAGKEVFGYNIPYQPVKASPKASSFSSSSLNDKALQFVHFKPADVEEGGVVKQSYRTEMATWCANKIVELLSTQSKEYQAQDIAILVRDGGEAQEIKNALSASGLAGVFLSNKANLWQSEQALQLTRLLKAVLFVENDHYFIAGLACGLLSFSHQKLLELQADEKQWQTLKFAFLALRDDWHYKGFIAMAIQLLHDHMRVPAHDNDRVLTNILHLFELLQSASQRYKQPQELLYWLEQQMSLDLVENEAELRLESDADLIKIVTQHGSKGLEYPVVFVPFSARYKDPTRVGARKVNVIDYHDKQGKQQVTLGADSIFLQNMAAEAYAESIRLLYVAVTRAERQCYMLTTQFDKCHLSPLGQTLKWQAEEDIEQSLLGLENEYPEAIGLTTVDAVEEVKQLDVRQCIDKPEVPVFNGKIERDWWLSSFTALSKNLRHVGMSLPDRDLETVPLVQINENPCASAMRFLLTKGANAGNLLHEIFEYTDFSKPEWQQDIAQYFERYPELLNSWQHSELQIWLEEIVSAKFIGDTSFRQLDRAHMLHETEFYFPMSEANGAALTQLLWHHRQQHRVDESTVRQVQLPHYQQLKGMMHGFIDLIFEHEGKYFVCDYKSTYLGDSFIGYQHQAMLENNEKHHYDLQYLIYSLALHRQLKLAVNDYDPQRHFGGVYYCYLRGMSSKSDVQYSGVFHREITADELNQLDLIFNGEQGSKS; encoded by the coding sequence ATGGAATTTAAACCGCTTATTGCCCAGCAATTACCTCTCGACGGCAAGCACTTAATTGAAGCGAGCGCAGGGACAGGTAAAACATTCAACATCACACGTATATATTTGCGTTTACTACTTGAAAGTGAGCTGTGTGTTGAGCAGATATTAGTGATGACGTTCACTAAAGATGCCACAGAAGAAATTAGAGGCCGCATTGGTGAAGTTATTCGAGACAGCCTAACAAACTGGTCATCATTAGTTGAAACTGACGAATTTTATCAAGCGCTGTCTAAAACACTAAATGAACAGCAAGCAAAAAGTCGACTAAGACAAGCGTTGTTGTATCTTGATGAAGCGGCTATTTTTACGCTGCATGGGTTTTGTAAAAGACTACTGAGCCAGTACGCGTTTAATACTGGTTTAGCTTTTAACCTAAATATGGAATCGTCTGGTAAAGATTTGACTCTTGAAGCCTGCCAAGATTGGTATCGTTTGTTGGCCAAGGAAGCACCAGAGCAATATATTTTACTGAGTCATTACTGGTCACACCCGCACAGTTTTATGCAACATTTTGCTACTGCTATTGGCAGACATGAACAGTTACTTCTCACCGATGAACATACGGTAAGGGAAAAATTTAGGGCGCTAGTCATGGCGGTGCAACAAGATTTAGCATCAAACCACTGCTTTATCGTCGAGAATTTAATAAATAATAAAAAAAGCAAAGACAAAGCAGTACGCGAACAAGAGTTTGAAGCGCTCAACCTTTGGTTGTCAAACCAACTAGGATCAAGCGAAATTACAGAGCAATCATTAAAAGAAAATCCATATCCGGTTAAGTTTTTTAATGGTGGTAGATTTCCCAAGGCGCTAAAACCGCAACTTTATCAAATATTTGCTAATGCTAACCAGTTAAAAGATGAAGTAAAATCACTTGGCGATAGAATAACTAAGGCCAAAGCATACCTGGTCGTAAAACAAGGACTTGGTAAAATCGCCTCACTTGTTGAGGCAAAAAAATCCCAGTTAAAATTACTGACCTTTGACGATTTGATAACAACGTTAGCAGATCAATTGGCACAAGATGATGCAGGCAAACTGGCACAGCTTGTACGCCAGCAATATCCAGCTGCCTTAGTTGATGAGTTTCAAGACACCGACCCAAAACAATTCAGCATACTACAATCTATTTACCCTTCATCTATGCCTAACGCACTTTATTTGATTGGCGATCCTAAACAAGCCATTTATGGTTTTCGTGGTGGCGATATTTTCACTTACCTAAGTGCACGAGAATACTGTCAGTACCATTGGGTGATGGACACTAATTGGCGTTCAAGCCAGCAAATGATCACAGCATATAATCGTTTGTTTTATGGTGATAATCTTGCACGGGCAGGTAAAGAGGTGTTCGGCTACAACATTCCTTATCAACCTGTCAAAGCTTCGCCAAAGGCTAGTTCATTCTCCAGCAGTAGTTTAAATGACAAAGCATTACAATTTGTTCATTTTAAGCCAGCTGATGTAGAAGAGGGGGGAGTGGTTAAGCAAAGCTACCGTACAGAAATGGCCACTTGGTGTGCGAACAAGATTGTCGAATTGCTATCCACTCAGTCTAAAGAATATCAGGCGCAAGATATCGCAATACTTGTACGCGATGGCGGTGAAGCCCAAGAAATTAAAAATGCACTAAGTGCCTCAGGGCTAGCGGGGGTGTTCTTATCAAACAAAGCTAATTTGTGGCAATCTGAACAAGCATTGCAATTGACACGGCTTTTAAAAGCGGTGTTATTTGTCGAAAACGATCATTATTTTATTGCTGGACTAGCCTGTGGCTTACTCTCTTTTAGTCACCAAAAGTTACTTGAATTACAAGCGGATGAAAAACAATGGCAAACATTAAAGTTCGCCTTTCTAGCGCTAAGAGATGATTGGCATTATAAAGGTTTTATCGCCATGGCGATTCAATTATTGCATGATCATATGCGTGTGCCAGCCCATGACAATGATCGCGTGCTGACCAATATCCTTCATTTGTTTGAGCTATTACAGTCTGCTAGCCAACGATATAAGCAGCCGCAAGAACTGCTCTACTGGCTAGAGCAACAAATGTCACTAGACCTTGTTGAAAATGAAGCGGAATTGCGCTTAGAAAGCGACGCCGATTTAATTAAGATAGTCACACAACATGGTTCTAAAGGGTTAGAGTACCCTGTGGTTTTTGTACCATTTTCCGCGAGATATAAAGATCCAACAAGAGTGGGCGCTCGAAAAGTCAACGTTATTGACTACCATGACAAACAAGGGAAACAGCAAGTAACGCTCGGTGCTGATTCTATCTTTTTACAAAATATGGCCGCTGAAGCATATGCGGAATCGATAAGGTTATTGTATGTTGCGGTAACACGGGCAGAGAGACAGTGCTACATGTTGACTACTCAGTTTGATAAATGTCATTTATCACCGTTAGGACAAACGTTAAAATGGCAAGCAGAGGAAGATATTGAACAGTCATTATTAGGGTTAGAGAATGAATATCCAGAGGCTATCGGTTTAACAACTGTCGATGCGGTTGAAGAGGTTAAGCAGCTTGATGTCAGACAATGTATTGATAAACCAGAAGTTCCTGTATTTAACGGCAAGATTGAACGTGATTGGTGGTTGAGTTCTTTTACTGCCCTAAGCAAGAATCTACGCCATGTTGGAATGTCATTACCCGATCGCGATTTAGAAACAGTACCGTTAGTTCAAATCAATGAAAACCCATGTGCTTCAGCTATGCGCTTTCTACTGACGAAAGGAGCTAATGCCGGTAACTTATTACACGAAATTTTTGAATATACTGATTTTAGCAAGCCTGAATGGCAACAGGATATTGCACAATATTTTGAACGCTACCCTGAGTTACTCAATTCTTGGCAGCACAGTGAGCTACAAATATGGCTGGAAGAAATAGTAAGTGCCAAATTTATTGGTGATACAAGTTTTAGGCAATTGGATCGCGCCCATATGCTTCACGAAACGGAGTTTTATTTTCCTATGTCAGAAGCAAATGGAGCGGCGCTGACCCAATTGTTATGGCACCATCGCCAGCAACATCGGGTTGATGAAAGTACCGTTAGGCAAGTTCAGCTTCCTCATTACCAGCAACTTAAAGGTATGATGCATGGGTTTATTGATTTAATTTTTGAACATGAAGGTAAGTATTTTGTTTGTGACTACAAATCAACTTACCTCGGCGACAGTTTTATCGGCTATCAGCATCAAGCGATGCTTGAAAATAATGAGAAGCATCATTATGACTTACAATATTTGATTTACTCTCTTGCTTTACACCGACAGTTAAAATTGGCTGTTAACGACTACGATCCTCAACGGCACTTTGGCGGTGTTTATTACTGTTATTTGCGCGGTATGAGCAGTAAATCAGACGTTCAATACTCTGGTGTATTTCACCGAGAAATAACAGCGGATGAATTGAATCAACTAGATCTAATATTTAATGGCGAACAGGGGAGTAAGTCATGA